The following is a genomic window from Acidobacteriota bacterium.
GTGGAACCGCACCAAGGAAAACTCCGTCTCCACGAGGCCGGGGCTCACGCATGAGACGCGCAGCGGCGTGCCGTACAGATCCATGTTCATCCCCTCGGTCAGCGCTCGCACCGCGAACTTGGTGGCGTTATACACGTTGCCATTGGGGTAAACCTGCCGGCCGGCGATGCTGCCGATGTTGATGACGTGGCCGCGCCCGGCCGCCAGCATCGGCGGGATGAGGCGGCGCGACACGAGCAGCAGCCCGCGCACGTTGGTGTCGATCATGCGGTCCCAGTCGTCGACAGACCCCTCGTGGAGCTTGTCGAGTCCCGCGGCCAGACCGGCGTTGTTCACCAGCACGTGGGGCACCAGGCCGCGGGCTTCGAGCGCGTCGCCGAAGGCGGCAACCGCAGCGGCGTCGCGCACGTCGAGGGTGAACACGTCCACCGATGCGGCCCCCGCGTCCCGCAGTCCCGCGGCCATCGCCTCGAGACGGTCCGCGCGGCGAGCGGCCAGCACCAGCCGCGCCCCGGCGGCGGCGAAACGCTCGGCGCACGCCTGCCCGATGCCGGCGCTGGCGCCGGTGATGACGACGATCCGGTCCTTCATTCGGTTCATGTTCGCTCCTGTTTCATTAATCGCGTCAGATCCGGCAGAGTGTCCTGAGTTTGAAACGAGAACAAAAACTTGCCCGGCGTCTTGGCGCCCTGGCGAGCCTTGTAGACCGTCGGGCTACCCGTAGCCCAGCTCCCGTAGCCGCTCCTCGGAGAATCCGAAGTGGTGGGCCACCTCGTGCATGACCGTCTTGCGGATCTCCCGGACCACCTGCCGCGGCGTGCGGCACGCGCGCAGGATGGGGCGGCGGAAGATAAGGATCCGGTCGGGCATGGGGAAGAGGTGGAAGGCACTCTTCCGCGTCTCGGGGATGCCCTGGTAGAGCCCGAACAGGGAGCCGCCGCCGCGGATCCCCACCTCGCGCAGCAGCTCGCGCGACGGCTCGTCCTCGACGAGGATCTCCACGTTCTCGAGTTTCTCCAGGAATTCCGCCGGAATTTCCTCCAGCGCCTGGTCCACCAGTTCCTCGAATTCCTGCCGCGTCAGCATGGCCGGCCCTCCGCTCCCCATTAAAGACGGCGCGCGCGCCGCCGTCAAGCCGAAAAACCGATCCCTCGCCGTGGCTGCCGCCGCCGCGTGTTTCTGGTAGAATAGCCCTTCGGATCGCCCGGCGATCCCATCCCGACTCCGGAGCGAACGCCATGACCGACTTTGACCGCCTCTTCTCGCGCGGCGCCCGGGCCATGCAGCCGAGCCCCATCCGCCGCATGGCCGGACTGATCAACCAGCCGGGCGTGATCTCGTTCGCCGGCGGCGTGCCGAACCCGGCCACGTTTCCCGACGCCGACCTGAAACGGATCATGGACGACATCGTGGAGACCGACGGCTACCAGATCTTCCAGTACGGCGTCACCCGGGGCCTGGAGGCGTTCCGGCAGCAGCTCGTGACCATGCTGGCCGGGCGGGGCATCCGCGCCGCCGACGACGGGCTGATGGTCACCTCCGGCTCGCAGCAGGGGCTGGAGCTGTTGAGCCGCGTCCTGCTCGACCCCGGTGATGTGGTCCTCGTGGAGCTGCCCAGCTACATCGGCGCGCTGGCCTGCTTCCGCAACACGCTGGCCGAGATGGTGGGCGTGGCCCAGGACGCCGACGGCATCGTCCCCGAGGAGCTGGAGCGGACCATCGCCGCCCTCCGGGGCGCCGGCCGGACGATCAAACTGCTGTACGTCATCCCGAACTTTCAAAACCCGTCGGGGATCACCATCACGCCGGCGCGCCGGGCGGCGGTGCTGGAGCTGGCCCGCGCGCACGGCATCCTGGTGGTCGAAGACGACCCGTACGGCGAACTCTATTTTCCCGGGGTGACGCCCGAGTCACTGCGAGCGATGCGGGCCCTGCCCGGCGGCGAGGAGGTGGTCTACCTGAGCTCGTTCTCCAAGGTGGTCAGCCCCGGGCTGCGCACCGCGTTCATGGCCGCCCCGCCGCCGGTGATCCGCATGCTGGAGTTGGCCAAACAGGCGGCCGACCTGTGCTCCAGCAGCCTGGACCAGCGCCTGGTCTACGAGTACTGCAAGCGGGGTCTCTATGACCGCCACCTGGCCGAGGTGCGGCGGTTCTACGCCGCCAAGTGCGAGGTGATGCTGGCGGCGCTGGACCGGCACATGCCGGCCGAGATCGCCTGGACCCGGCCGCGGGGCGGGATGTTCGTCTGGCTGACCCTGCCCGCCGGACTCGACGCCGAGCCGCTGGCGGTGGAGGCGGTCCAAACGCTGAAGGTGGCGTTTATCCACGGCGCGCCGTTCTTCGTCAACGGGGCGGGCCGGAACACCCTCCGGCTGACCTTCGCCAAGGAGGATGCCGCCAAGATCGAAGAGGGGATCTGCCTGCTGGCGGGCTTCTTCAAGTCGAAACTCTGATCAGGTCTTCCCCTGGTCCTGGTCGTTGCCGGTCTCGCGGAGGATCGCGTCCACCTCCTCGTCCCGCAGCTCCGGGTCCAGCGCCACCGCCTCGATGAGCAGGCTCTGGGCGCGTCCCAGGTCGCCGAGCTCGTAGCAAATGATGCCGAGATAATATTTGGCGTCCGCGTTCCGCGGATAGGCCGCGACGTACTCCTCGAACAGCACCAGCGCCTCGGCCCAGCGCTCCAGCGCGTAGTAGTTGCGCGCCAGATTCCAGCGGGTGTCGGCGTTGTGCTCCAGGGCAAACGCCTTCTCGGTGTGCGTGAGAGCGAGCGCGTAGTCGGCCAGCCGTTCGTCCTCGTCGCCGAGCAGGATGCGGCCGAGGGCGGTGTGCGCCTCCAGGTTGGCGGCGTCCAGCTCCAGACAGCGCGAGAAGTCCTGCAGCGCGAGGCCCGGCTGGCGAGCTAGCAGGTGCAGTTCACCGTCGATCCGGAAGCGGTCGAGGCTGCCGGACGGGCACATGTCCCGGACCTGACGGTAGTACCGCTGGGCGCCCGAGGGGTCGGAATTGAGCATGGCCGTAGCAGCGAGGCTCTCGAGGACGGCCATCCGAAGCGGGCGTTCGGGGAGACCGACCCGCTCCAGCGCCAGCAACAGGACCTGCTCCGCCTCGCTCGCCCGACCCGCGTCGGCCAGAGACTGCCCGTAGACCCGGTAGTCCTTGGCGGTGAGCAGGCGGTCAGCCGCCTGCTGGTCGCCCAGCCGGAACTGGCAGATGCCCAGGTAATAGCGATAATCATCGTCGTCGGCGGACGTGGCCCACAGCTCCTCAAACAGGGGGCGGGCCTCGGCCCAGCGCTCCAGCCGGAAGTAATTGTAAGCCAAATGATAAGCCGTGGCCGGGCAGGGACTCAGTCGGTGGCAGGCCCGGTTGTGCGGCAGCGCCCGAACCGGGTCAGCAGCGGTGTCTCCTTTGATGCCCAGGTAGATGAGCCCGAGGTTATTGTGCGCGGACAGGTTATCCGGGTCCAGCTCCAACGCCCGGTCGAAGCACTGGACGGCCTCCGCGGTGCGCTGTTCCAGGAGCAGGAGAGCGCCGCGGGTGGCGGTCGCGGCAGCGCTGCCGGGATCCGCCAGTTCCAGCGCCCGGCGGTACCACGCCGCCGCTCGGGCCTTTTCCCCCCGGTTTTCGAGCAATACGCCGAGATGGAGACAGGCCCGCCGCTGGAGATCGCGGCTGGCTCTGCCGGACCAGTCCACGGCGAGCCGAAGGTTCTTTTCCGCGCCGTATGTCTCGTTGCGCCCGAACTGCGCTGTCGCCTCCCGCAGCCGGGCCGCAGCCTGCACCTCCCGGTACCTCATCCCCGACTGGACCGCCAAGTAGCCGACGCCGGCAACGCCGAGCGGCAGGGCGACCAGCAGCAGCAGCGTCGGGACCGGCCGGCTCGACAGGATCCAGACGGTGCCGCCGCCGGCCAAGGCCAGCGTGGCGAGGAGCCCGACCGCGATGGCGGCATCCAGCGCCACCATTGTCTCCGGATGGACGGGCCGGGTGAAGTAGGCTGACCTGTAGCGCAGCATCCAGACCACCTCGACAGCCAGAACAGCCAGGGCGGCCGGCCCGGCGGCGTACCCCCAGATGGTTCGCGAGAGTCTGAAATCGGCGCGGCCGCCGTTCCAGCCGGCGACGAGCCGGATCCAGAGGCCGCCCAGCGCACAGGTTGCCAGCCCAAGAGGGAGCGCGACCGCCAGGGCCGCCGCCCAGGCGGTGGTCCACCGGTCGGCCGGATAAGCGAAGTTCAACCGGGCGAGCACCTCGGTCGCGGCAAACCAGCCGGCCGCGCCGAGCAGCGCCAGGATCGGAACGAGCAGTGGCAGCCGGAGCCTGACAAGCCGCTCGCACAGGGTCACCGCAGCAGGCGGCGACGCCGGCGTCTCCGGTTGTGTGGAGGCGGTGGCGGTCACCGCGCCGGCAGGCGGCTCTGCCAACGATGGTGGTATCGGGTGGTCTGCGGCCATGGGTGCTCCGGACCCCGCGGCGGCGATCCGGCCGCAGGTCATTCCCTCTTATAACTCAAGGTTCCGGCGTTTGCAACGCGCAGCCGCCGGAGTTGCCTTTTCCGCCGGGTTCTGGTAAGGATGGAGGCATGGATCCGCTGCCGCTCCTGCACCGGTGCCAGCTGTGCGCCGGCATGAACGAGGAGGAACTCCGCAAGCTGGCCCGGATCGCCGCGTTTCGCCGGCTGGCGGCCGGCGAGACCCTGTTTCAGGAAGGTGATCCGGGCACGGGCTTCTTTGTCCTGCTCCAGGGTCGCGTCCGCGTGTACAAGGCGTCGCCGGAGGGGAAGGAGTACACGCTGCACCTGATCCAGCCGGGGATGATGTTCGCCGAGGTGGCCATCTTCACCGGCCATCCGTACCCCGCCTCCTGCCTCGCCATGGAGGATGCGCTGGTGGCGTTCTTCCCCCGGGAGGCGTTCCTGGCATTCCTGCGCGCCGAGCCGCAGGTGTCCATGAAGATCATCGCCTCGCTGGCCGGCTTCGTCCGCGAGTTCAACCGGCAGGTGGAGGCGCTGTCGCTGAAAGAGGTCCCCGCCCGGCTGGCCGCCTGGCTGCTGGCGGAGGCGGAGCGGCAGGGCGCCGACCGGCTGGTGTTGACCATTTTCAAGGGCGAGCTGGCCGCCCAGCTCGGCACCGTCGGCGAGACGCTGTCGCGGAACCTGCGCAAATTCAAGGAGGCCGGACTCATCCGCCTTGAGGGGAAGGCCATCACCATAGTCCGGCCGGAGGAGCTGGCCGACATCGCCAACGGCATCGGCCGGCTGTGACGCCGCCGATCCTACCGGCCCGCTTCCGCCACAACTTTATCCCGGCCTGACTGGAACCAGACAGCTGCCGCCCTCGTACAAAGACATTACCTATTTCCTCTGCATGGAGGCTTGTGATGAAGCGATTCGTGCCGATCCTGATCTGCCTGCTCGCCGTCGCGGCGACGGCGCAGGAGAATACCCGCCTGCTCCGTTTCCCGGCCATCCACGGTGACCAGATTGTGTTCACCTACGCCGGCGACCTGTACACGGTGCCGGCCGCCGGCGGCATCGCCCGCCCGCTGACGAGCCACGACGGCTTCGAGAGTTTTCCCCGTTTCTCCCCCGACGGCAAGCATGTGGCGTTCACCGGCCAGTACGACGGCAACACCGAGGTCTATCTGATTCCCGCTGAGGGGGGCGTCCCCCAGCGCCTGACCTGGACGGCGACGCTGGGCCGCGACGACGTCTCCGACCGCATGGGTCCCAACAACATCGTGATGGGCTGGACGCCCGCCGGTCGCGAGATCGTCTTCCGCTCGCGCATGCGCGAGTTCAACGACTTCAAGGGGCAGCTCTACCTGGTGGGACTCGACGGCGATCTGCCGCGGCAGCTCCCGCTGCCGCGCGGCGGCTTCTGCTCCTACTCTCCTGACGGCAAGCAGTTCGCCTACAACCGCGTGTTCCGCGAGTTCCGTACCTGGAAGCGCTACCGCGGCGGCCAGGCCGACGACATCTGGGTCTACGACTTCGCGACGAAGCAGACCGAGAACATCACCAACCACCCGGCCCAGGACATCATCCCCATGTGGCACGGCGACCGGATCTATTTTCTGTCCGACCGCGGCGCCAACGGCCGCATGAACCTGTACGTCTACGAGCGGGGCACCCGGAAAACCCGCCAGCTCACCGACTATGACGCGTACGACATCAAGTTCCCGTCGCTCGGCGACACCGCCATCGTCTTCGAGTACGGCGGCTGGATCCACCGGTTCGACCTGGCTACGGAGCAGGCGGTCCAGGTGCCCATCCGCGTGGCCACCGACCGGGCCGTCGCCCGGGGCGGGCTCACCGACGTCCAGAAGTACATCAACGATTTCGACATCGGTCCCGACGGCAAGCGCGCTGTGTTCAACGCCCGCGGCGACATCTTCACCGTCCCGGCCAAGAAGGGTGCCATCCGCAACCTGACCCGCACCCCCGGCGTCCACGACCGCGCCGCGGTCTGGTCGCCCGACGGCAAGTGGATCGCCTACATCTCCGACGCCAGCGGCGAGGACGAGATCTACATCATCCCGCAGTACGGCGATGGTCCCGCCAAACGACTCACCACCGGCGCCGACACCTACAAGTACGGCCTCGACTGGTCGCCTGACAGCACGCGCATTCTCTGGTCGGACAAGAAACTGCGGCTGTCCTATGTGGATGTTGAAACAGGCAAGGTGACGCTGGTGACCCAGGCGGAAGCCTGGGAGATCACCCAGGCCGACTGGGCCCCCGACAGCCAGTGGATCGCCTACGCTCAGCAGGAGCGTGAGGGGATGCCCCGGGTGTACCTCTACTCCGTGGCCGAGGCCAAGGCCTGGCCCGTGACCGACTCCTGGTACGCCTCCGGCGGCCCGTCGTTCAGCTCCGACGGCAAGTTCCTGTTCTTCACCTCCACCCGCGACTTCACCCCCACCTACGGCTTCACCGAGTTCAACACTGTCTACCAAAACGGCACCCGCGTCTACTTCGTGGCCCTGGCCAAGGAGACCGAGTCCCCCTTCAAGCCTGTCAGCGACGAGGTGGAAATCAAGCAGGACAAGCCGGCCAAGGCCGAAGGCGGCGAAAAACCAGCCGAGAAGGCGGCCGACAAGCCCGCCGACAAACCGACCGACAAGAAGGACGCCGCCGTCGCCGTAAAGGTGGACATCGACGGCCTGCCCGGCCGGATCATGGTCCTGCCCGTCACGCCGGCCAACTATTACGGCGTGAACGCCGTGGGTGATTCGGTGTATTACGTCCGGTTCGGCGCGCGCGACGAGCGACCCACTCTCCTCATATACGACCTCAAGGGACAGAAGGAAACCGATCTCGGCCCTGTGAACGGCTACTCGATTTCGGCCGACGGCAAGAAGATGCTGGTGGCGCAGAACCAGACTTACGGCATCATCGATCTACCCAAGGCGAAGATCGAGCTGAAAGACAAACTGGACCTGGCCGATCTCAAGGTCACCCTGGACCGCGCCGCCGAGTGGCGGCAGATCTACACCGAGTGCTGGCGCCAGATGCGCGACTTCTTCTACGCCCCCAACATGCACGGCGTGGACTGGGCGGGTGTCGAGAAGAAGTATGAGCCGCTGCTGGCGCACGTGGCGCACCGGGCCGACCTGACCTACATCATCGGTGAGATGATCGGCGAACTCAACTGCGGCCACACCTATGTGGGCGGCGGCGACGCACCCGCTGCGCCGCGCATCCCGATGGGCCTGCTTGGCGCCGAACTGGAGCGCGACTCCGCCTCCAAGGCCTACCGGATCACCCGGATCCTCAAGGGCGAGAACTGGGTCCGGTCCCGCCGCTCGCCGCTCACCGAGCTCGGCGTGAACGCCCAGGTGGGCGACTACATCCTGGCCGTGGACGGACGCCCCGTCAAGGACATGGCCAATATCTACCAGGCGCTGGCGGGCACCGCCGGCAAGCAGGTTCGCCTGACCCTGAACAGCAAGCCCGTCGAGGAAGGGAGCCGCGAGGCGATCGTGGTGCCCGTCGACGACGAGCTTGATCTTTACTACTACAACTGGGTCCAGCACAACATCGAGTACGTGGCCAAGGCCACGGGCGGCCAGGTGGGCTACATCCACATCCCCGACATGAGCCCGCAGGGCCTCAATGAGTTCGTCAAGCACTTCTACCCGCAGCTCAAGAAGAAGGGCCTCATCATCGACGTCCGTGGCAACGGCGGCGGCAACGTCTCCCCCATGATCATCGAGCGGCTGCGCCGGCAAATGGACATGGTGGACATGGCCCGCAACACCATCCCCGGCGTCGACCCGGGTGCGTTGCATGTGGGACCGAAGGTGGCGCTGCTCGATGAGTTCTCCGCCTCCGACGGCGATCTATTCCCCTACCGCTTCCGCAAGAACGCCCTGGGCGAGCTTATCGGCAAGCGCTCATGGGGCGGCGTGGTGGGCATCCGCGGTTCGCTGCCGCTCCTGGACGGCGGCTACCTGAACAAGCCGGAGTTCGCCTCCTACGACACGGCCGGCAAGGAGTGGATCATCGAGGGGCGCGGCGTGGAGCCCGATATTGTCGTGGACAACGATCCGGCCAAGGAATTCGCCGGCATCGACGAGCAGCTCGACAAGGGCATCGCCGTGGTCATGGAGAAGCTCAAGAAGGAGAAGCCGGATCTGCCGGCGCCTCCGCCTTACCCGATCAAGAAGTGACCGCCCGGCGGCTGCCTGCGGGCAACCGCCATCGTCCGACAGACCAACGGGGAGCGGCTATCCGGCCGCTCCCCGTTTGTTCTTCGTAATCGAGGCTCGAGGTTCGGGGCTCGAGGCTCGTTCCCGATCAGTGGACTTTGGAATTCGGACATCGGCATTCGGATTTCGTGTTCGTAATTCGTAATCGTGATTGAGGCTCGGGGCTTGGGGTTCGGGATTTGTGGCTCGGGGGGAAGAAGTTCGTCCCCGATCATCGGACGTACCGCGCGTTCAACGAACGCGCGTGGAAGATGCCTCAGTCACGGCATGTCGCGCGACGTCCCGACCTCGGCGTCGGGTCGGAACAAAATGCGCCCCACCCGCCCATGTTCAAGGTCTTGAAGCCGCCAGATCAATGACCGGCCGATATTTCGGCGGAAAGATCGGCTTTCCTTGCGCCCGGGCGGCTGCCGCCAGCTTTTTTTTGAGTTTTTCGCTGTTTCATCATGCGAATCTCATTCTGTGAACAACACCGAAACAACCGCTGCTCAACCAACGATCTGGCCTAATTCAACAGGCATCGGAACAGAATTGAAACGAGGTGTCATTCCGCAGCTTTCAGTCAAGCGCCGATGCTCCACGCAAACGATGCGTCTTTGGAGAGAGAATACAGGTTCGTGTGCTCGCCGCGACGGCAAACACGAACCAGTGAACTTGTGGATTTGTGGATCTGTGAACCTGCGAACCGATCCGCGGTCGCCCGTTTTCCCTTGACACCCCGGCGGCCGCACCCGCTACAATCGCTGGCAGGAGGCACCCATGCTGGTGGTCCTGAGCGACCTGCATTTCACCGACGGCACGGCCGGGGAGCACAACCTGCCGCCTGAGACGCTGAGCCGGGTGATCCTCTCCGATTGGATGACGCTGGCGGCGCGCTGCCGCGCCATGGAGCTGCGGGTGGTGCTGCTCGGCGACATCCTGGACCTGGTGCGTACCGAGCGGTGGTTCGACCTGCCGCCGGAGCATCGCCCCTGGGGCCGCGAGGGACTGGCCGCGCTGGCCGGAGGCGGTGCGGATTCGCCCCTGGCGCGCTGCGCCCTGGACATCCTGGGCCGGATGCCCCCCGACGGCCGGCCTGAGTCGGCACCCCCGGCGACCATCCTGGCTAAAAACTGGGCGGCGTTCGCGTTGCTGCGTGAGTTGCCCGCGCGGGCGGCGGAGGCGCTGGGGCGCGCGCTCCCCGTGACGGTGGAGTTCGTCCCCGGCAACCACGACCGCCTGACCCACGCCTTCCCGGCGCTGCGCGCGGCGGTGCGGGCGATGCTGGGCCTCGCCGCCGATGGCGCCGACGCCCTCACGGCGCCGTTTCCGCCGGAGTGCCGGGCGCCGGCCTACGGGTTGCTGGCTCGTCACGGGCACGTCTTCGATCCCTGGAACGCGGGCGGTCCCGGCGCCGTGCCCGCCGTGGGCGACGTGATCACCACCGAGTTCGCGGTGAAGCTCCCCTGGGCGATGGGCCGCCACCCGGCCGTCTCCGTGGAGTGGCTGCGGGGCTTGCGGGCCATCGACAACGTCCGGCCGCTGGGCCGGATCATGGAGTGGCTCGACAGCCGCATCCGCGCCGAGGCCCTCCCCGAGATCCGCACCGCCCTGGAGGCGGTCTTCGAGACCGTCGCCGCCGGATTGCTGGAGATCGACTTCCTGCGCACCTGGCGGGACAGCACGACGGAGTGGGACGAAGCCGTCCGCTGGCTGACCAGCCCGTGGATCCGCTGGCTGCCGCGCAAGGCGCTGGAGATCCTGCGCGCCCAGGACCTGCTCCCTCTGTTCCTGAAGGCGTCCGAGGACAACCCTGATCCTTCCGGCGACGCGCTCATCGCGGGGCTCCTCGACGAGCGGGCCTGGGTGGACGACCCGGAGATCCGTTATCTGGCGCTGGGCCATACCCACAACCCGCTCGTGCTGCCGCTGGAGTGCCGCGCCGGGCGGGACGTCGTCTACATCAACGCCGGCACCTGGCGCGAGCGGCTGGTGCGCGCCGCCGGCAGCGGTGCCCCGGCGTTCGTGCCGCTGAAGCACACGAGCTATGCCGTCTTCTACCAGCCGGGCGAGGGTGTTGACGTGCCCCGCTTCGATTTCCGCTCGGCCATCCACCCGGCCTGAGCCGGCGGCGGATTCGTCCCGCCGCGGACGGCCCGACCGTCCGACGATATGAATTGATTTAGGTCAAAGCACGCCTGGCGCCCCCCGGATATGATGGCGCCCGAGACTGACACTCGGGAGGAACATCATGGCCATGCGCAATATCATCAAAATCGACGAAAGCAAGTGCGACGGCTGCGGCCTGTGCGTGCCGTCCTGCGCCGAGGGCGCCATCCGGATCGTGGACGGCAAGGCGCGCCTCGTGAGCGAGACCTTCTGCGACGGGTTGGGCGCGTGCCTGGGCGATTGCCCGCAGGGTGCCATCACCCTCGAGGAGCGCGATGCGGCGGAGTTCGACGCCGTCGCCGTGGCCGCCCACACCGGTCACTCCGTCGAGGACGTCATGGCGTCCGTCCACGCCAACGCGGTCCGCGGCGGCGCGGCCCCGGCGGTTCCGGCCGCCTGTCCCATGCCGCCCTCCCGGTTCCACCCGGCGGCAAGCTCGTTCCTGCGCCACGGCCACGAGGCGGGGCACGGCCACGGCGGAGGATGTCCGGGCTCGGCGGCCCGCACCATTCAGCGCGCCGCGGCGCCCACGACCGTGCCAGCGGCGGCGGTTGCCGAACCTTCCCGGCTGACCAACTGGCCCGTCCAGATCGCGCTGCTCCCCATCCGGGCACCGTATTTCGCGGGCGCCCACCTGCTGCTCGCGGCCGACTGCGTGCCGCTGGCCTATGCCGGTTTTCATCGCGACTTCGTCGCCGACCGGGTGGCTCTCATCGGCTGTCCGAAGCTGGACGACGGCGAGGTGTACGTCAAGAAGCTCGCGGCGATCTTCCGGGATAACGACATCCAGTCGGTCCGGGTGGCGTTCATGGAGGTGCCGTGCTGCACCGGGTTGGTGCGCATCGCTCATCGGGCCCTGACTGAAAGCGGCAAGGACATTCCCCTGGAGTTGGTCCGGATTTCTATCGGCGGCGAGATCATCCCGACCGATGGGTTTTGATCGCCCGGCGGTCGGTGTGCGGCCGCACGCGCCGGCATCGGGATGAATTGTTCAGGCGGTTGGCACCATGAGTTCAGCTCGCGGTACGGCGATCGGTCCCACCCTCATGGCCGTGGTAGCGGCGCTGCTGGCCGCGGCGCACTTCTCGCGGGCCGACCAATGGTCGCTGTTGGCGGTGAGCCTGGCGGCGCCGCTCCTGCTGGCGCTCCCCGGGCGGTGGCCGGTGCGCCTGCTCCAAGTGCTGCTGCTGGGTGCGGCCGCGGAGTGGGTGCGCACGGCGGCACGCCTGACAGCCGGCCGGATAGCGGCCGGGGAGCCGTGGCTGCGGCTGGTGGTGATTCTGGCGGCGGTGGCCGCGGTCACCGTCATCGCCGCCTGGCTGCAGGGCCGCACCGCGGGCCGCCGGCCGGCGGAAGCGCCCGGTGCCGAGGGAGTGACGGTGGCGGCGTTCGCCATCGCCTCCGTGACAATGGGCGCCGCGCACTCCATGGTTCGGCCGCCCATCCTTCTGGCGGAGCGTTTTCTCGCTGGCGCCGGCTGGCTGGAGATCGCGGCGCTGGCCCTCTACGCCGCGCGGCTGGCGCGACACCTGGCTGACGGCGACCGTTGGGCGGAGCGTCGCCGGTGGCTGTGGGGACTGTTCTCCGTGGTGTTTTTCGCTCAACTGGCGCTGGGCCTGGCCGGCTTGGCGGACTTCCTCATGAGCGGGAAACTCCACTTGCCGGTGCCGGCGCTTATCGCCGCCGGTCCTGTCTGGCGCGGCGGTGGTTTCTTCATGCCCATCCTCTTCCTGGCCACGGTGGTGCTCGTGGGCCCGGCCTGGTGCAGCTTCCTCTGCTACATCGGCGCCTGGGACGCGGCACTGGCCGCCCAGCGGCCGCGCCCCCTGGAGCTGCCCGCGTGGACGCGGTGGGGCCGCTGGATCACCCTGCCCGGCGTGGCGCTCGCGGCGCTGGGGCTCCGGCTGACCGGCGCGCCACCGCTTGCAGCCACGGCCGCGGCAGCCGCCTTCGGCTTGGCCGGAGTGGGGATCATCCTGACGGTGTCGCGGCGGTACGGGATCATGGCCCACTGCACCACCTGGTGCCCCATGGGCCTGGTGGCGGCGTTGCTGGGGCGGCTGCACCCGCTGCGGATCCGCATCGGGAAGGAATGCACCGAATGCTGCCGCTGCACCGCAGCATGCCGCTACGGGGCGCTCGCCGCCGACGACATCCGCCGCCGCCGGCCGGGTCTGAACTGCACCCTGTGCGGCGAC
Proteins encoded in this region:
- a CDS encoding 4Fe-4S binding protein, producing the protein MAMRNIIKIDESKCDGCGLCVPSCAEGAIRIVDGKARLVSETFCDGLGACLGDCPQGAITLEERDAAEFDAVAVAAHTGHSVEDVMASVHANAVRGGAAPAVPAACPMPPSRFHPAASSFLRHGHEAGHGHGGGCPGSAARTIQRAAAPTTVPAAAVAEPSRLTNWPVQIALLPIRAPYFAGAHLLLAADCVPLAYAGFHRDFVADRVALIGCPKLDDGEVYVKKLAAIFRDNDIQSVRVAFMEVPCCTGLVRIAHRALTESGKDIPLELVRISIGGEIIPTDGF
- a CDS encoding protease, translating into MKRFVPILICLLAVAATAQENTRLLRFPAIHGDQIVFTYAGDLYTVPAAGGIARPLTSHDGFESFPRFSPDGKHVAFTGQYDGNTEVYLIPAEGGVPQRLTWTATLGRDDVSDRMGPNNIVMGWTPAGREIVFRSRMREFNDFKGQLYLVGLDGDLPRQLPLPRGGFCSYSPDGKQFAYNRVFREFRTWKRYRGGQADDIWVYDFATKQTENITNHPAQDIIPMWHGDRIYFLSDRGANGRMNLYVYERGTRKTRQLTDYDAYDIKFPSLGDTAIVFEYGGWIHRFDLATEQAVQVPIRVATDRAVARGGLTDVQKYINDFDIGPDGKRAVFNARGDIFTVPAKKGAIRNLTRTPGVHDRAAVWSPDGKWIAYISDASGEDEIYIIPQYGDGPAKRLTTGADTYKYGLDWSPDSTRILWSDKKLRLSYVDVETGKVTLVTQAEAWEITQADWAPDSQWIAYAQQEREGMPRVYLYSVAEAKAWPVTDSWYASGGPSFSSDGKFLFFTSTRDFTPTYGFTEFNTVYQNGTRVYFVALAKETESPFKPVSDEVEIKQDKPAKAEGGEKPAEKAADKPADKPTDKKDAAVAVKVDIDGLPGRIMVLPVTPANYYGVNAVGDSVYYVRFGARDERPTLLIYDLKGQKETDLGPVNGYSISADGKKMLVAQNQTYGIIDLPKAKIELKDKLDLADLKVTLDRAAEWRQIYTECWRQMRDFFYAPNMHGVDWAGVEKKYEPLLAHVAHRADLTYIIGEMIGELNCGHTYVGGGDAPAAPRIPMGLLGAELERDSASKAYRITRILKGENWVRSRRSPLTELGVNAQVGDYILAVDGRPVKDMANIYQALAGTAGKQVRLTLNSKPVEEGSREAIVVPVDDELDLYYYNWVQHNIEYVAKATGGQVGYIHIPDMSPQGLNEFVKHFYPQLKKKGLIIDVRGNGGGNVSPMIIERLRRQMDMVDMARNTIPGVDPGALHVGPKVALLDEFSASDGDLFPYRFRKNALGELIGKRSWGGVVGIRGSLPLLDGGYLNKPEFASYDTAGKEWIIEGRGVEPDIVVDNDPAKEFAGIDEQLDKGIAVVMEKLKKEKPDLPAPPPYPIKK